Proteins from one bacterium genomic window:
- a CDS encoding response regulator, which yields MKNSTNSPQTKVILVADDEPDIVTIVEMILRSQGYDVLKAANGLEALELAERHSPDLILLDIMMPDMDGWEVLRLLHVDPLTAEIPVAMISAKTGSRAKITSMQEGAVDYITKPFDSQELLTKVRELLTSRS from the coding sequence ATGAAAAACTCCACCAACTCGCCGCAGACGAAGGTGATACTGGTCGCCGACGACGAGCCGGACATCGTCACCATCGTCGAGATGATACTCCGCAGCCAGGGCTACGACGTTCTCAAGGCCGCCAACGGCCTGGAGGCGCTCGAGCTCGCCGAGAGGCACAGCCCGGACCTGATTCTCCTGGACATCATGATGCCCGACATGGACGGCTGGGAGGTGCTCCGGCTGCTGCACGTGGACCCGTTGACGGCGGAGATACCGGTGGCCATGATATCGGCCAAGACGGGCAGCCGCGCCAAGATAACCTCCATGCAGGAGGGCGCGGTGGACTACATCACCAAGCCCTTCGATTCGCAGGAGCTTCTGACCAAGGTCCGGGAGCTTCTGACCAGCCGGAGCTAG
- a CDS encoding EAL domain-containing protein, with the protein MADDDRPDKPDPRLRAELLRYRNLLYDRLTGLPTLPVALGEIRKLINANRRTVGVICVDLSQTAGLENSFGWQSTDDLIMSLAQLMGVFNDQVMSGKGLLFEEAIRTGSFFLFFAREGLTTEELAEIAQLVREFVSASAVGRELAANGFDVNIGYSLFVDDPLIRFERLVYTAARDARDMAVDAEKREEMLQYRELAQIIAGERIRTRFQPIMYLDDLKVLGHEALSLGPPNTIFENAERLFNFAARSEFGHALDRLCRRHAVLVAPEHVKDGELLFLNTAAVSFSDPSFSADFGVESNLLKENVVLELTERTAIHDLTAFCRTLVGFKDEGFKIAVDDAGAGYSSLSTIAELQPDFLKFDRSMVSGIHNSKIKQELLKTLMDMAGRTGSRVIAEGIEQPEELDMMREIGVELGQGYYLERPSRAY; encoded by the coding sequence ATGGCCGACGACGATAGGCCCGACAAGCCAGATCCGAGGTTGCGCGCCGAGCTACTGCGCTACCGCAACCTCCTTTACGACCGGCTGACCGGCCTGCCCACCCTGCCGGTGGCGCTGGGCGAAATCCGCAAGCTCATCAACGCCAACCGCCGCACCGTGGGCGTCATCTGCGTGGACCTCTCCCAGACCGCCGGACTGGAAAACTCCTTCGGCTGGCAGTCCACCGACGACCTGATCATGAGCCTGGCCCAGCTCATGGGTGTTTTCAACGACCAGGTCATGAGCGGCAAGGGGCTTCTTTTTGAAGAGGCGATCCGTACGGGGAGCTTCTTCCTCTTTTTCGCCCGGGAAGGCCTCACCACGGAGGAGCTGGCGGAGATCGCGCAGCTGGTGCGGGAGTTCGTCTCCGCCAGCGCGGTGGGCCGGGAGCTGGCCGCCAACGGCTTCGACGTCAACATCGGCTACTCCCTCTTCGTGGACGACCCTCTCATCCGCTTCGAGCGCCTGGTGTACACCGCCGCCCGGGACGCCCGGGATATGGCGGTGGACGCCGAGAAGCGCGAGGAGATGCTCCAGTACCGGGAGCTGGCGCAGATTATCGCCGGGGAGCGCATCCGGACCCGCTTCCAGCCCATCATGTACCTGGACGACCTGAAAGTTTTGGGGCACGAGGCGCTCTCCCTGGGCCCCCCGAACACCATCTTCGAGAACGCGGAACGGCTGTTCAACTTCGCCGCCCGCTCGGAGTTCGGCCACGCCCTGGACCGCCTCTGCCGGCGCCACGCCGTCCTGGTCGCCCCCGAGCACGTCAAGGACGGGGAGCTTCTCTTCTTGAACACCGCCGCCGTCAGCTTCTCCGACCCCAGCTTCAGCGCCGACTTCGGCGTCGAGAGCAACCTCTTGAAGGAGAACGTCGTTCTCGAGCTCACCGAGCGAACCGCCATCCACGACCTGACCGCCTTCTGCCGCACTCTGGTCGGCTTCAAGGACGAGGGGTTCAAGATAGCCGTGGACGACGCCGGCGCCGGGTACTCCTCACTTTCGACGATCGCCGAGCTCCAACCCGATTTCCTGAAGTTCGACCGCTCCATGGTCTCCGGCATCCATAACAGCAAGATCAAGCAGGAGCTCCTGAAAACCCTCATGGACATGGCCGGCCGCACCGGCAGCCGCGTCATCGCCGAGGGGATCGAGCAGCCCGAAGAGCTGGATATGATGCGGGAGATAGGGGTGGAGCTGGGGCAGGGCTACTACCTGGAGCGCCCGTCGCGGGCCTACTGA